The Bombyx mori chromosome 14, ASM3026992v2 DNA segment aataaaaaaatgttatattatagtttttcttttcaattttcaCAAATAAGATTTATCGAGCAAAATCTCTGTTTGATTAGCAAAACCTCGTAACGGGTGTAACAAATGGTTTCTTTGCTGACTAAAGTTTTGTTAGGGATCACAGTTTACGGTAACGTAACATTCTCGAGTCTTAGCTTTCCTCTGACACCAAACAAGTCCGCTCATCACATTAAACCATAATTTTACCCTTGCCCAAAATCACTGTTACGAGTGATATTGCCATTGACGGAATCAGTAATCACAAGTGTATTTATTAcgtactagctggcccggcaaacgttgttttgccatataaattatttctgacAAAGATAAACtccctagataccgactgcagtgccatctgccgggctgatttgtgaatctaaaccatccagggtgccaaccaaacgcatacaaaaaaaaatcattatagcTGTCCAGCCGCTTAgaaggagttcagtgacaaacacacgcacagaagaaatatatataaataaagatgtATTCATAATAATAGTAGTTAATttacatgataataataaataataagttgataaaagctgaaattttaaatttagcgtTTTTCATTAGCGCCCCCACaacgattctcatcattaacgaccCTGCAAttagtgtagggagtccaacgctcatataaatattagcctatccattaagtacatgtattttctacatgaatatcaagtttcaagtcaatcgaatgcatggttcagtagttataagggaacatccgtaaaaacccctgtagatttatatgttagtatagattacttaaaAGAATTGCTTAAAAGCCTTCAGCTTAATAATGGCTGAAGGTAAGAGAAGTGTGCAGTGTAGTAGGACGCAATTTTAAATAGATATCGACTCTGTTCGAGCTCCCGTTGTCATGGCAACGCGTCCAGTACCGATCCAGGTCACGCAGCCTTCACCCCTTTAACAAGGTTTACTGGCCTTGTTTCATATTGTGAAttcgtatttataaatattattcgcACATTTAATCGCAGCTCAAAACAATTTTTAGAATCGCTTCGACGTTATTACTgtgtatttaatgtaaaaatcttCAAATCTGGTTACATTCATTCAACTAGTAATACGGACTTAACAAATCGTTTTTAGTAATAGCTTTAAAAGGAggatggataaaaaaaaaaaactcaatcagATTTGAAGTTAGTGATTAAGCAAAATTGTTCGCTCGTTGttttttcttcaataaattttcgggttaaaaatgtagttttaacaCTGTGTGTTTGTtgtgtgcgagttttttaacgttgtcgatagtgtaaaagttaactcaaatttgtatacatgcagtttgaacagcgcccctagtggcaaacgtagtgaaacgttccaactcaatgcaaatttgagttaacttttacgctatcgagaacgttaaaaaaacgcactaagcacactgatccaaGGGTCGTTTGGCCAAATTTTATATCAAATTTTTTCAGCAGACGGGTAACATAACTCCGGTTCGCTGTTGTTGAATAGCAATGGTTTAATATTCgatttaaattaacattgaaaAACGTTGGGGCTGCAAAACTGCATGCATGGTGCAGTTAAAGTATCGTACGAAGTTAACTAACGCCgtctttttttactggtggtaggacctcttgtgagtccgcgcgggtaggtaccaccgccttgcctatttctgccgtgaagcagtaatgcgtttcggcttaaagggtgcggcagccgttgtgaccatacgagatcttagaacttatatctcaaggtgggtggcgcatttacgttgtagatgtctatgggctccagtaaccacttaaaaacaggtgggctgtgagctcgtccactcatctaagcaataaaaaaataatctgtgtgcttagtgcgagttttttaacgttctcgatagcgtaaaagttagctcatatttgtatggaatgggatcgtttgcgtacgtttgccgctaggggcgctgttccaactgcatacaaaattggcttaacttttacgctatcgagaacgttaagaaactcgcactaagcacactgataataATGGACTACAATACGAAACgtgtgttgtttttattttgtctacaaCTCTCGAAAACCAATCAACATAGTTTATGTTACAATACTAACTAGTGATAGCATGGCCTTATCGCAttgatatattttgtttctcttcctcgcgtcgttttctcattgctgagggtcgtgaccatcataGTTTGACAGGATTTTTCTTATTGTAATGCCTCTCTAGCGCCCCCGAAGGCTGCAGACATGAAGGGTTCGTAGGATGGGagctctagtgtggtgcggatttggtcgaaacactttgtcggactgcgcccgcgcggtctctttccctcgatcttccctgtcacgaaaagcctcttttttttattgcttggataggTGGGcgttctcacagcccacctggtgttaagtggttactggagctcatagacatctacagcgtaaatgcgctacccacctagagatataagttctaaggtctcagtagagttacaacggctgccgcaccctttaAGCCgcaacgcattgctgcttcacggcagaaataggcagggtagtggtacctacccgcgcggactcacaagaggtcccaccatcAGTAAGGCCTCTCTAGGCCTAGTTTAGGTTAAATAGTTTTATGTCGATTTAAATTACACCACAAAGTCAATGAAATTGATCACTAAAGGTCCaggtttaatatttatttatgtacaacaAGTTGAACACGCACGTCTGGTTATTTCATCGACGAATCTTTGGAACGTTTGGCCAGCATTACGCAGACCAAACGTCATGAAGGGGAACTCGTACAGGCCAAAAGGTGTGGTAATAGCTGTCTTTGGTACGTCCTCTGGAACAACAGGAATTTGCTGGTAAGCCTTTTCTAGGTCTATTTTGGAGAATATGGTACAACCATTGATGCAGTGGGCGAAGTCTTGGATGTGGTGTATCGGATAACAATCAGGTATTGTACGCGCATTTAGCATGCGATAATCGCCACATGGTCTCCATCCATTGTCCTTTTTTGGAGCAAGGTGTAACGGTGATGCCCATGGACTCTCTGACGGCCTAGCGATGCCATTTCGTATCATGGACTCGAACTCTTGTTTAGCGATTTTTAGCTTGTCAGGAGCCAGACGTCGAGGGTTGCAGGAAACTGGTGGTCCAGGTGTTGTCCGTATATGGTGCACGGTGTTATGATTAACTGTACGCGGAGCTCCAGATGGTCGAGTTATGTCTGGATATTCCTTTAAGATTTCGTGATAGTTCGTCTTCACCAATATTGTGCGAATCGAAGAAATGACGTCAGACCGGGCTGGTGTTGCAGATGTTTGTAATGTGGTTGTATTGTCCACAAGACGTTTGTGTCGGCAGTTAACAGATAAGTTGTAGAAACTTAGAAAGTCAACGCCTATTATGGCTTTGGAAACATCGGCTACTACAAATTTCCATGTATAGTTGCGGCGAAGTCCAAGGTCCAATTCCAAATGTTTATATCCGTAAGTATTGATTAGTGTCCCGTTTGCAGCGTAGAGTTGATAATTGGTTCTTTGTCTTCGTTCTTTAATTGCAGTCCGTGGAAAAACACAGAGGTCGCTTCCTGTATCTACGAGAAACTGTGTTTTGGTTTTTCGGTCCGTGATGAACAGGCGACCAGAACCAGGGCAATCGTGAGTCGCCATTACCGACTGCCCGGAGCGTTTCCCGAATAGAAATCGCAGGGTTTCATGCATTTCTTCGCTTTTGTGCCGAATTTTGCATGGTACCAACAGTTGGGATATTTCTTGTGAGAAGAATGTGATCTGCTAGTGCTACGGCTTCTTTTTTCTCTTCTATATGTGGGCCTTGATCGTATTGAGTCTCGAGTTGATAAAGCGTGGACTTGCTTGGTGAGTTGTGCTATCATTTTGGCCATTTGGTCGATAGTATTCTGTGTGGTAGCAGAAGTACTAGCGACTACAGGTGTTGCTGGTACTATATCATTCACCCTGTCTGCCACCTCGGCGAGTGTCTGAAGCGGAGTTAAAGGCTGAGCAGCCAGGACTGCCTGTATGCTGCTGGGCAAACGGCTGGTCCATATCGTCTTCAAAAAATCCTCTGGAATGTTTGGTCCTGCCAGGTGTTGTAGATGACGTAAAAACTGGGAAGGCTTACGATCACCGAGCTCTTCGTGCATGAGAAGCTGTTGCACTTCCTTTTCACGTGATGCGGATAGTCGCTTAGTTAATTCCGTTTTTAATTTCTCGTATTTGTTTATTTCAGGTGGAGCGATAATTATGTCTTTTACCTCGGCAGCATAGATGTGGTCAAGTTGGGCGGTGacgtaataaaattttgttgcgTCACTTGTGATGTTCGCCAACGCGAACTGTCCTTCCGCTTGTGCAAACCACAATGCCGGTTCCTGCGGCCAAAACGGTGGGATCCGTACTCCGACACGACATGATTCACCAGATGAGTCAATGGAAACGTGCGCTTGGTTTTTCGAATCACCGGcgatattttttgttgtattcattttattttgtgtttaaaatGTTCTTGAACCGGGGTCACCACTTTAGGTTAAATAGTTTTATGTCGATTTAAATTACACCACAAAGTCAATGAAATTGATCACTAAAGGTCCaggtttaatatttatttatgtacaacaAGTTGAACACGCACAAACAGGTAGCACAGCACAGACGAAGAATAATTAGTTCATAGAATTAAATAGTAAGATAGAAAAGCAAGGTGGAAactgaatttaataaacatacaGGAAACAAAGAATTACGAAATAAGTAAGCTATCGATAGGCGACATGCGATCTGCGTGAAGTCGAGAGAATCGCTGTCAGTTGGGACGATGCGCCGGAACGGGGTTGTCTCCCCGCACACTCCACTGCAAATACCGTTAGAATGTGCGTTTTCGTTGCACATTCTATTGCCGTTATTTTATCGTGTGGTGTcggtgtaattataataaatatgtaaatatactaatattatggtTGTAGTATAAATGTGTGCgtgttattattaaatgtatttattatatgtatatattatataaatgacaATATACATAGTAAGTGTGCTAgcgtgtgtctgtgtgtgtttgtgtgtgtaggTGGATAGGTAGATGCCACactagcctctctaggctatcaattgttttccgagcaatatgaccgaagtaatCGAGTGCGGGGCGAAGTCAGAGTGTAAACACTCTTGTCTTGATTTGCAGTTGGTCTAAGATAGACATATTTTCTGGAGACGCTTGACCAAGATccttgggggcgcccgtaccaaacagtccgcaagaaattgcggccgtgggcgctcccggtgacggagcgtctccagcctcagcagctgcgggagattgtctccgggctgttcccgcggatggagaggggcTTTGAGCCCCCTTCCATGGGCGCGCCACCACGCGGTAgcgtgagcggtgatgcccctgctgaggtagTACGtccgagcatctcggaggatgagattcgtgcggccgtgtcgaggatgcggaggaaggacggggcccccggccctgacggtgttcacggccgggtctgggatttggccttcggtacccttggggaccggctcgtgcggctctttgaagcctgcctcgagtcgggacggtttccgaagcagtggaagacgggcagacttgttctgctgaggaaggagggacgccctgcggactcacctgcggggtaccgtcccatcgtgttgctggacgaggcgggaaaactgctcgagcgggtggtggccgcccgcatcgtccaacatctgacgggggtgggtcccgatctgtcagcggagcagttcggattcagggagggccgctcgaccatcgacgcggtgatgcgcgtgcgtgccctctctgatgaggctgtcggccggggcggggttgcactggtggtgtcccttgacatcgccaacgcgttcaacaccttgTCCTGGTCGGTAatcgcaggggcgctggagtatcacggcgtccctgcgtatctccgtcggctgatcgggtcctacctcgaggatagatcggtcgtgtgcaccgggcacgatgggacggtgctccgcttccccgtccagcgcggtgttccacaggggtcggtccttggccctctcttgtggaacatcggctatgaCTGGGTTCTGCGGGGTGCCCTTagcgctcctctcccgggtctgagtatagtttgctacgcggacgacactttagtcgtggcccgggggaaggatttgcgcgagtctgctcgtctttcttgcgcgggggtggccttcgtcattggcaggatccgaaggctgggtctggaggtggcgctcgataaatcccaggccctgttgtttcacggggcccggagagcgccgcctcatggggcccaccttgtgatcggaggcgttcgcgtcgagatcgaggcgaccgggttacggtacctcggtctcgtactggacggtcgttggagcttccgcactcactttgagagattaggtccccgattgatggcggccgccggctcgctgagtcggctgttgccgaacgtcggggggcctgacgtggtggtgcgccgcctctacacgggggtggtgcggtcgatggcactgtacggggctcccgtgtggtaccacgccctgacccgcgacaacgttgcggcgttgcgacgtccgcagcgcgcgattgcggtcagggcggttcgtggataccgcaccgtctcgttcgaggcggcgtgcgtgctagctgggacgcctccctgggacctggaagtggaggcgctcgctgcggattacgcgtggcgatacgatctccgctccaggggggagccgcgtcctggcgcggcggaagttcgagcgcggaagcttcaatctcggcgtgccgtgctcgaggcgtggtctcgccgcctggcggaccccgcctacgggcgacggaccgtcgaggcgatccgcccggtcctctcggactgggtgaatcgcgaccgaggacgtctcaccttccgggcgacgcaggtgctcacgggacacggctgtttcggtcgctacctgcacctcgtcgcccggagggagccgacgccgaagtgccaccactgcagtggctgcaacgaggacacggcggagcacacgctcgcgtactgccccgctttcgcggagcagcgccgcgtcctcgttgcaaaaataggaccggacttgtcgcttccgaccgtcgtggctacgatgatcggcagcgacgagtcctggcaggcgatgctcgacttctgcgagtccaccatctcgcagaaggaggtggcggagcgggagagggagagctcttcttccctctagGCGCCGTgtcgccgccgtcgggccgggggtcggaggagggcgtttgtccagctccagcccctatgaggaggcagtctcctcccggtgatggtcacggggcgacctaagggggttgaggctgcgccgcacgctaccgtcactctagcgcgctggcaccaggaggacgggacggcgcgtcggcggctgcggactgcgatgcggtccgcattttcgtcgtcgcagtcgtcgccgaacatactgttgaagagcaacccggtcggcggtgtatcgcgttccgacccggcaggctggttctggcccagcggggtatcccggaacaccagcggcaccgcccgggcggcctggtagggccgccgtaccgcggagactgacgtcgttggtcgtcgactatcgcctcgacgacccgtcggtcgggcgtcctcagggtggcgccgcgtgtctggttgtagtgttgaccgcgggaacccccctactctgaacgggttctgaccccggacggagatcggacgtcgggtgtaagagtgcaggggagtcgtttagtgggtgggccctaaaattcttgggcccgcgatctgctctcaacacgtctcacataccccgcgcgccccctaggcgcggggacctcgtaggaggttcggccccgggcccgagaaaaaaaaaaaaaaaaaaaaagatagacatATTTGGTTCTCTTAGCTGTCCAAGGTGTTcggagcattcttctccagcactaCATCTCAAAAGCATCCACGCGTTTTCGATCACCCGCTTTAAGGGTCCAGGTCTTCGCTCCGtatagaaaaatggaaaagaccagAGTGAgcactagttttatttttgttttctggGTAATGTTACAGTCCTTCCAGATTTTACCGAGCTGGGTCATGTATTCTAAATAAttagttagtatttttttttttaataaactgtaACAGTCTCGtccgttttgattttttttttttaatgaaaatagttaTTAAAGTACCGGATTATGAATTTAAACCACTCTCGAATCCATAATACACCaacaaatttcatcaaaatcgcgGGTGGACCAATTCCAAAAGAGTTCGTCACACGCACAGAACagttacatatatgtatgtaattatatatagatatgtacttAGAAATTGATCGGTCACATTCAGTTCATTGCCAAGTCAATAATATGGATTTCATTTTAGTGGGGCGTATTGGGAGGCTATACACACAGTTACACAGATAACACCGTTCTGTCTATTTCACTGTAGACTGAAATAGTCGCAACAGACTACGGATTGGAACTTGGGTCGTGTCATGTTGATGCACTTAAGATCAGGCATTTCTTTAGCTCGTCTGCTCATACACGAAAAAAGGGAGAAaagttttttattctttaaaattatctttatcTCAGAAAACATTCAACAGAACAGCATCCATTGCAAGCCCCATGTAtgtttttaaccttat contains these protein-coding regions:
- the LOC105842617 gene encoding uncharacterized protein LOC105842617; this translates as MNTTKNIAGDSKNQAHVSIDSSGESCRVGVRIPPFWPQEPALWFAQAEGQFALANITSDATKFYYVTAQLDHIYAAEVKDIIIAPPEINKYEKLKTELTKRLSASREKEVQQLLMHEELGDRKPSQFLRHLQHLAGPNIPEDFLKTIWTSRLPSSIQAVLAAQPLTPLQTLAEVADRVNDIVPATPVVASTSATTQNTIDQMAKMIAQLTKQVHALSTRDSIRSRPTYRREKRSRSTSRSHSSHKKYPNCWYHAKFGTKAKKCMKPCDFYSGNAPGSR